TACTGATGGGCATATTTATATTGGAGATGAAAATGTAGAAAGAATCACTCCAGATAAAAGAGATACAGCAATGGTTTTCCAGAATTATGCTTTATTTCCCCATATGAATGTATATGATAATATTGCATATGGATTAAAGCTTCAAAAGTTGCCAAAAAGTGAAGTAGATGAAAGAGTTCACAGAATATTAAAGATGATGAACATGGAAGATTTTGCTGAAAGAGTGCCTTCACAAATGTCTGGAGGACAGCAGCAGAGAGTTTCTCTTGCCAGAGCATTAGTAATGGAACCTGGAGTTCTTTTATTTGATGAACCTTTATCTAATCTTGATGCAAAACTCAGAATACACATGAGGGATGAAATTAGAAAGATTCAATTGCAGGTAGGGATAACTTCAATTTATGTAACACATGATCAGGCAGAAGCTATGGGGCTTGCAGATAAAGTAATAATAATGAAAGAAGGAAGAATACAGCAGGCAGGCTCACCTATTGAAATATATCAAAATCCTGTGAATGAGTTTGTTGCTAACTTTATTGGAAGAGCAAATATATTTACTGGAAAGTTAGTATATAAAACTGATAATAAATGTACAATAGATGTATATGGAGTTAGATATGAAGTACCACAGAAAGTGGATCACAATGTAGGAGATGAGATAAAAATAGTAGCAAGACCTGAAAGTATCATTATATCTAAGGATGATTTTAAAGGCAGAGTAACAAAAAGTATGTTTATGGGAGCTTATCATGAATATGAAGTAATGTTTGAAGATTTAAAGGTAGAAATATCAGTGAGTAATCCAAAAGGTAAAAAAACCTATGCTTTAGATTCTGAACTTGATTTCTCACTAGATGTTAATTCAATACATATACTATAATAAATTTTAAGGAGACTATTACAAATTAGTAATTTATTTTACTAATTTCTATAGTCTCTTTTTTTCTATAAGAATATAGAAATCATTTTATAGATTTTAATAATTTTTATTTTGATATTTATTTTTAAGCATCAGAAAAAAATAAGCTATTTTAATTTATAACAGTTTCTTTTTATATAAAAAAATAACCTTTCATAATAATGAAAGGCGGAAAAACAATTAAAATCTTCTTTTTTTCTTTTTTTTACAAATTCTATTAACTATTATTACCATAATTAAAGGAAAAATAGAGATAGAAACTATAGCTAAAAATATTGAGAGCTTTACATGCATTCCTGTTACATAAGCTATAGAATAAGCAATAGATCCAACTATTTCTATTGGGTTAAGATACATTATCATTCCAAAAGGAGGCATTATATATTCTAAACCAAAAATAACAAGTAAAAATGTTAAAGCAAAAACTATAAGACTCCTAAACATTTTTAATCACCTCAAATAAGTTTAACTAATTATAACTATAAATTGTCCTAAAATGCAACCTTTTATTTCAAATTATAAATTAAGCAAAGGTTTATAGATAGCTTTTGAATAAAAATAATTTAAAAAAATATATATATAAAGAAAAATGAGTAAAATTTTTTGTTTATGAAACAAAAAATTTAATCTAAAGGAATATATTCTCTTATTAATTCTGGACAATTTCCCAACCATGATTTTTTTGTTTTAAAACCAAATTTAGAAAAAGTTTCTATGAGGTGTTTTCTATTTCTAAGTGCTAATTTCATAACTAAAGTTATAGCATATTTATCAGCAACTTTACATATTTCTTCTACAGCTTTAACTTCAGAAGCTTCATTTTTAGGTTTAGACTTCAATTTAAAGATTTGAACAGAATTGGGATAATTAAGTACATTTCTAAAAACAACCATCACACAAGGAATATTTAATTTTTGACATTCTATGCTTAAAATACCAGCTTTTCCTGTAGTACTGCCCAATTTAAAGTTAATATTCATAAGACCTCCATAAGAATATTTTATTAGTCACTTTTATTATACCCTGTTTTATTAGAAAAAAGCTAGTTGTCTGACAGATTTTTTTATTAAATTTCCAAAAGAAATTCCTAAAAGTCTGATATTATCTGTTAAATTAATATTTTCTAAAAGATCATCTGAAATTTTTTTTAATTTTTCATGAGAATCAGTGGGTATTTCTAAAGTCTTTGACCTAGTAATAGTTTCATTGGAGGAAAAACGAACTTTTAATATAATTGTTTTAGTTATAAAATCATCTTTTATAAGACGTTTGTATGAATGTTCAAAAAGATCATCAAACTCTCTTCTAATTTCTAAATCAGTATTTAAAGGATATTTAAAAGTATTTTCATTTCCTATGGAATGGGTGGGTTTTTTATATTCAACTTCTCTGTAGTCTATCCCTCTGGAAAAAGAATACAAAAGTTCACCACGAGATTTTCCATATGAAGTACAAAGAGAGGATAGGGAATATGGATAAATATCTTTTACTTTTAATATTGAATCTTTTGCCAATAGAGAAGAAAGTTTTCTGCCAACACCAGGAATTATTCCAATATTTTTATCTGAAATATATTTAGTAAAATCTAAAGGGGAAAGAAATATATATTGTCCATGAGGTTTGTTTATATTACTGGCCATTTTTGCACTAAGTTTGTTAAAGCCTATTCCAACAGAACAAGTAAGTCCAGTATGATATTTAATTCTTTCTCTGAACTTTTTAGCAAAAAATTCTTTAGATGGATATAAATCTATGATATCGGATATATCTATATATCCTTCATCTAAAGCTATAAATTCTATTTTAGGAGTTAGGCGAAGAACAAGGCTTTGGATTTTTCTTGATATTTCGCTGTATTTCTCTTTATTTGCAGGAACAACCAAAAGAGAAGGACAAAGTTTTTTTGCATCAGAAACTTTCATAGCAGAGTGGATACCAAATTTTCTGGCTTCATAGCTAGCAGTAGTTACTATACTTCCTCCAACCACTAAAGGTTTATTAAGTAATTTAGGATTGTCTCTTATTTCAATTGAAGCATAATACGAGTCCATATCGTAATGGAGAATAGTTCTATCTTTTTTCATATATAACCTCTTAAAAGTGTATTTTACTTTATTATATCATGTTTTATATAGATAGTAAAATTTAGTTATCTTTTTTTAAAGATAATAAGAAGAAATTAAAAGTAAAGTTATTCTGATAAACTGATAGAATAAATCTCTCTCATTTCAGCTAAATTTTTTTTAATTTTTTCATTATTCTCACCAAAATATTTTTTCAGCAGAGTTGAATATAAAGAGAAAAAATCATTAAATACTAATTTTCTTGTATTAACAAGAGATTTTACAATAACATAGGAAAAATTATTGTGAACTTTTTCTCTTATTTTTTTAGAACTTAAAGGCTTATTATGGAATGCTAGGTCATATCGGATAATATTAAATCCTTCTGGAGCAATTAAAGAAAATATAGTTTCTTTATTATCTTTTTTAATAGTTTGTATCAATTCTTTTGTTATTTTTTTTATTAGAATATCTGCCATATCTTTATCACATTTAAATATTCCCTTCAGATAAATAAGAATATTATCAATGAAAGTATCTTCATTTTCTATGTTCTGAATTGTTTGTCCAGATTCTTTTATAATAATATTAGAAATAGGAACTTTAAAATCTGAATCAGAAAAAGTTCCAGAAATTAAATTTCTTTCAATTATTTTCTCAAGAATTGTTATTTTTAAATCAGAGAAATCTGAAAGAATTTGAAGAGTTTCTTTAATTGTTTCATCAATTACATCAACAGGTTTAAAATTCTCAATAATATTTTTTAAATTTGTCATACATTTCCTCCATACATATGATATTAAAGACAATAATTTATTACAATATACCACTTCATTTGTCAATAGAGGTTTCTCAGATTGGTTTAAATTAATAAATTGAAAAATAAACAGATTTTATGATATAATTTAATAAGAGTAAAAATCTTGGAAGGAGATAAATATGAAATTAATTTCATGGAACGTGAATGGTTTAAGAGCTGCTGTAAAAAAAGGGTTTTTAGATTATTTTAAAAATGAAAATGCAGATATTTTTTGTATTCAGGAAACAAAGTTACAAGAAGGACAGATAGAATTAGACTTGGAAGGGTATCACCAATACTGGAACTATGCTGAAAAAAAAGGTTATTCAGGAACAGCTATATTTACTAAGAAAAAACCAATAGAAGTATCTTATGGTTTAGGAATAGAAGAACATGATAAAGAAGGAAGAGTAATAACCCTTGAATATGAAGGTTTCTATATGATAACAGTTTATACTCCTAATTCTCAGGAAGAATTAGCCAGACTTGATTATAGAATGAGCTGGGAAGATGAATTTAAAGACTATGTAATGAAATTAGATAAATTAAAACCTGTTATCATATGTGGAGACTTAAATGTAGCCCATAAAGAAATAGATTTAAAGAATCCAAAGTCAAACAGAAAGAATGCTGGATTTTCTGATGAAGAAAGAGCAAAATTCACTGAATTACTAAAAAGTGGGTTTGTGGACAGTTTTAGACATTTTTATCCTGAACTGACTGGAGTATACTCTTGGTGGTCGTATAGATTTAATGCTAGAAAAAATAATGCAGGATGGAGAATTGACTATTTTGTGGTTTCTGAAAGACTAAAAGATATTATGGAAGGAGCAGAGATTCATAATGAAATTTTAGGTTCAGATCACTGTCCTGTAGTTTTAAAATTAAAGAAAGAGTTTTAGGAGGAATGATGGCATCAGAGAACTTTGCAAAATTTTGTGAGGTATGGGATAGGGAGCAACCTGTACCAGAAGACAGGTATAGATTTTTTGAAATAATGAACTGTGTTATGATATTTTTTTTAACACCAGAAGATGTAAAAAATATTAATGAGTTCTTTAGAAAAAATGGAAGTTTTGATGAAAAAAGACCTATACATGAAGAAATAATTGTGGATGAAATCCATTATAATGGAAATTATATGATAAAAATAGGTGAATAAAAGAAGATGGTCAGCTAAAATTAGTTTAAAAGTAAATTATACTTTAATTTCTTTAATATTATATAAAGCTGGCTATTTTTTATTGTTTTCTGGAGGGGAAAATGAAAAAAGTGTTGACAATAGCAGGATCAGATAGCTGTGGTGGAGCTGGAATACAAGCTGATATAAAAACCATGAGTGCCATGGGAGTTTATGGAATGAGTGTAATAACTGCTGTAACAGCTCAAAATACACTGGGAGTTTCTAAAATACAGGAACTATCAGAAGATATAATAAAAGAACAATTGAAAGCTATATTTGAGGATATAGAAGTTGACAGCATAAAAATTGGAATGCTTTCAAGCATAGAAATAATAAAAACTGTTACTGATTCATTAGAAAAGTATAGAGCAAAAAATATAGTTATTGATCCTGTTATGTTATCAAAAAACAAGTGCAAACTGTTGAGAGAAGAAGCCTTAATAGAATTAAAAAGATTTATAGGAATAGGAACTCTAGTTACTCCTAATATACCAGAAGCAGAAGTATTAGCTGATATGAAGATAAAAAATGAGGAAGATATAATAGAAGCTGCTAGAAAAATACAGGATTTTGGAGTAAAAAATATTCTTATAAAAGGAGGGCATAGAGCAGATAATTGTACAGATATACTTCTTTTAGAAAATGGTGAAATAATAAAATTTTTTGGAAAGAAAATTGAGGCAGTTAATACTCATGGAACAGGTTGTACTCTTTCTTCAGCAATAGCATCTCTTTTGGCCAAAGGAAATTCTATTGAAGAAAGTGTAAGATTTGGAAAAGAGTATATAACTCAGGCAATAGAGAATTCTTTTTCTATAGGTAAAGGAATTGGACCACTGGGACATTTTATAGACATATATAAAAAATCTGGGATAGACTTTGAATAAAATTATTCTAAAATAATCAAAAAAGGGGGGAAGGGCAATATGACATTTTTAATCAAAAAAGAATGGCTGAAAAATTTTGTAGAAGAAATAAAAAAAGGGTTTGGCAATAGAATTGAATTTATAGGGTTACAGGGAAGTCATGGAAGAGGAGAGGCTTCACAAGAAAGTGACATAGATATAGTTATAATTTTAGATAAAGTAGAAATAGAAGATTTGAAAAAATATGATGAGATTATTTCTAAAATGGAGGATAGTGAAAAAATATGTGGATTCATTTCAGGTAGGGAAGAATTAAACAGTTGGGAAAAGGCAGATGTATTTCAATTTTACTATGATACAGAACCTTTAGTTGGAAATATAGATTTTCTTCTTCCTACTATTAAAAAGAGTGATATAAGGAGAGCAATATTAGTTGGTTCCTGCAATATATATCATATGTGTGGGCATAATATTCTGCATGAAAAAGATTTAGAAATATTATTTTCATTATACAAGGCAGCTTCTTTTGTATTACAGGCAAAATATTATTATGAAACAGGAAGATATATCAAGAAAAAAGCAGATTTATTACCTAAATTATCAGAAGAAGATAGAAAAATCTTAAAAATATATATGGAGATAAAAAAGATAGAGAATATTTCTGAAGAGGGATTCTTGAATTATTCTGCTGAATTATTTAACTGGTCAAGTTCATTAATTAAAGAACATAAAATGGAAATGGAAGAAGATTAGCTGTATTAGATATCTTTAACCTAATAAATAAATTAATAAAATTTATAAAAAATGAGAAAATAAAAAAGATGGAAGTTTTGTTTAAATCCATCTTTTTTTAGTGGATAATTTATTATATTTTAAAAGTTAAAAAAAGTATTATTTTAGTATATTTATTAAATGAAGTCTTAGTCAGTACAACTATATTATTTTCACTATCAGTTTAATTTTTAAATAAATTATATTTCAATTTTTGTCCAGTAACCACTATTAAAACGCATTTTACTTAAAATATATCTTATTGTCTGATCTGCAAAGAGAGCTATCCATGCACCCATCAAGCCCATATTCATTGGAAAACAAAGTATCCAAGCTAAAATTGGTCTTACAGCAGCTACACTTATAAATGATATTAAAGCAACAAATTTAGTGTCTCCTGCTCCACGTAGACAACCAAGATAAACAGTTTGAGAAGTTTGAACATGAGTTGTAAATGCAATTATTATCATGATTGTAGCTCCAAGAGAAACTATATGCTCTTCTGAATTAAATAATGTGATTAAAAACCTTCTTCCAAAAAAGAAAAGCAGAAATAATAATGTTGAGACTATAAATGACATTCTCTGACCAGTTTTTCCATATATTATAGCTTTATCTGGTCTTTTGGCACCAAGATTTTGACCTACCAATGATGAAGCTGCAACTCCTAATCCATCTCCAAAGCAAAAAGAAAGATTTATAATATTCATGCATATTTGATGAGTTGCAAAAGCTATAGTTCCAAGAGCAGCAACTATTTTAGCAAAAGAGAAGAATCCTATACGCATAAAGACCTGTTCTACAACTGAGCTTCCACTGATATTTAAAAAGGCTTTCATTGTTTTTTTATCAAATTTCCAATTGACTTTGGCTTTCATTTCCAGAAAGTTCGTATTGTAATAAAGAGAAAAGATAGACATGAGGCATCCAATTATACTTCCGATAGTAGTTGCAATAGCTGCCCCTCTAACTTCTAATCTGGGAAATATCCACACTCCATTGATAAGAAGATAATTGAATATAAGATTGAAAATATTAGCAGTAATATTAGTTTTCATAGATATTCTTGTATTTCCTACTCCTCTTTGGGCAGCATTTATAGTAAGACTTAAAGCGGTAAAAACTATACTGACCATAAGAATTTTGTAATAGGCTACAGATTCTAAAATTACATCATCTCCAGCTCCAGCAAATTCTAATATTTCATAAGCAAAAAAATAACCTAGAAAAGCCATTACCAGAGAAATACCTAAGGATAACATAATCGATTGTCTGAGACAGCTGTTAGCACCATAATAATCCTGCTCCCCCTTTCTTCTGGCAACAATTGCAGTAACCCCTACATTTAATGAAAAAATCATAGCAAGAAGTATAAATTTAGGCTGATTAGTAAGACCAACAGCAGCAATAGCATGTGCTCCAAGTCCTCCCACCATCATTATATCAATAGACCCTACAAGGCTGACCAGAACAGTTTCTAATGCACAGGGCCATGAAATATTAAAAGAAGTCTTATAAACTTCTTTTGTAGTAGGAATATCCCCAAGTATTTGTTTTGGATTGAGCATATACTCCACCCCAAAAAATTTTTTCAATAATTGAAACATCAAATTCTCCCCCTTTGTGTATAACTGTATTTTGATGATCAATAAGTCTTAATTATCATTATACATCAAAAAAGGCAGTCTTTCAACTGCCTTTAAATAAGGAAAACATTATTTTAAATCTTCTCTTTCCTGCATTTCAATAACAAGTATATGAGACTTTCCAAGGGCTTTTATTTTCAAGCTTTCTCCTATAGTTTCCAGACCATCTTTTGTATTGAGTACCTGATCATTTATAGAGGATTTTCCCTCTATTTGAACAACATAAGCTTGCCTTCCTTGTTTTACCTCAAATTCCTCTTCTTTTCCATCATCAAGTTCCAAAGCATAAAAATTAATATCCTGATTAATTTTTATTGGAGCATCACCAGATTTGCTTGAAACAAAATGGAGAAATTTATTTTTTCTTTCATTCCAGTCAAATTTATATTCTCCGTAGTTTGGAGTATGTCCTTTTTTATCAGGAAGTACCCACATCTGAAGTATTCTCAGTTCTTCAGAATGATTATTATATTCAGAATGCTGAACTCCAGTTCCTGCACTCATATATTGCACTTGACCTCTTGAAAGAGTAGATTCATTTCCCATGCTGTCTTTATGAGTAAGGTATCCATGAATTACATAAGTAATTATTTCCATATCTCTGTGAGGATGAGTATCAAAACCTGTATTTGCTGAAATATGGTCATCATTAATTACTCTTAAAACACCAAAGTTTATATTATTCTCATTAAAATATTCAGCAAAAGAAAAGTGAAACTTACTTTTTAGCCATCCTAAATTAGATTCTCCCATTTTTTCTACTGGTAATCGTCTTATCATATATATCATCTCCTGTAATTTTTATTAATTATGAAAATACATTTTCTAATTATATTTCTTATATTATATTATTCTGTGTATTGACAGGATTCCTTTTTCTTTGATAGAAATAAAAATTATGTAAGAAGCAATAGAGAAAATAATTATTTACTTTTTAAGGAAAATCAAGTATACTATATCAAATAAATTTTTATAATATATAACATTAGAGAGGAAGTGTTGATGAAAATTAAAAAATATTTACTTTTTGGAATTTTTATTATGGCAATATTATTCAAGTATAGTGACAAAAAAATTAATGATAATATTTTAAAAAAAGTAGAATATAAAAAAATTGAAATAAATAGTGTAGCTGATTTATATGAAAAAAGAGATGAAGAAGGATTATATGTATTTTCTAATGAAGAACTAGATTTAAGAAAACTTTCATCAGAAGATAGAAAAGATGCTTTTGTGCAGCTTCTTCTTCCTGCAATAAATGTAGTACATGAGGAAATAAAAAATGATAAAGAAATAGTAAAAAAACTTGAAAAAAAATCTGAATTAACAGAAGAAGAAAAAGAATATTGTGAGAATATTTTCAGCAGATACAGAGTAGAATATGGTAACTGGCAGGAATTAGAATCCAAAATGATAATATATCCAACTTCTCTTATTCTGACACAAGGTGCATTAGAAAGTGCTTGGGGAACATCAAGATTTTTCAGAGAGGGAAATAATATATTTGGAATGTGGTCAACTAATCCCAATGAACCAAGAATAGCAGCTAAAGGAACAAGAGATAATGGCTTTGTTCCTCATTTAAAAAAATATGATACAATAAAGGAT
The nucleotide sequence above comes from Fusobacterium sp.. Encoded proteins:
- a CDS encoding ABC transporter ATP-binding protein — translated: MGAKRVKFENINKIFLTGDNRKVHAVADLNLDIKAGEFVCLLGPSGCGKTTILRMLAGFEVPTDGHIYIGDENVERITPDKRDTAMVFQNYALFPHMNVYDNIAYGLKLQKLPKSEVDERVHRILKMMNMEDFAERVPSQMSGGQQQRVSLARALVMEPGVLLFDEPLSNLDAKLRIHMRDEIRKIQLQVGITSIYVTHDQAEAMGLADKVIIMKEGRIQQAGSPIEIYQNPVNEFVANFIGRANIFTGKLVYKTDNKCTIDVYGVRYEVPQKVDHNVGDEIKIVARPESIIISKDDFKGRVTKSMFMGAYHEYEVMFEDLKVEISVSNPKGKKTYALDSELDFSLDVNSIHIL
- the dinB gene encoding DNA polymerase IV, whose product is MKKDRTILHYDMDSYYASIEIRDNPKLLNKPLVVGGSIVTTASYEARKFGIHSAMKVSDAKKLCPSLLVVPANKEKYSEISRKIQSLVLRLTPKIEFIALDEGYIDISDIIDLYPSKEFFAKKFRERIKYHTGLTCSVGIGFNKLSAKMASNINKPHGQYIFLSPLDFTKYISDKNIGIIPGVGRKLSSLLAKDSILKVKDIYPYSLSSLCTSYGKSRGELLYSFSRGIDYREVEYKKPTHSIGNENTFKYPLNTDLEIRREFDDLFEHSYKRLIKDDFITKTIILKVRFSSNETITRSKTLEIPTDSHEKLKKISDDLLENINLTDNIRLLGISFGNLIKKSVRQLAFF
- a CDS encoding exodeoxyribonuclease III; translated protein: MKLISWNVNGLRAAVKKGFLDYFKNENADIFCIQETKLQEGQIELDLEGYHQYWNYAEKKGYSGTAIFTKKKPIEVSYGLGIEEHDKEGRVITLEYEGFYMITVYTPNSQEELARLDYRMSWEDEFKDYVMKLDKLKPVIICGDLNVAHKEIDLKNPKSNRKNAGFSDEERAKFTELLKSGFVDSFRHFYPELTGVYSWWSYRFNARKNNAGWRIDYFVVSERLKDIMEGAEIHNEILGSDHCPVVLKLKKEF
- the thiD gene encoding bifunctional hydroxymethylpyrimidine kinase/phosphomethylpyrimidine kinase, with the translated sequence MKKVLTIAGSDSCGGAGIQADIKTMSAMGVYGMSVITAVTAQNTLGVSKIQELSEDIIKEQLKAIFEDIEVDSIKIGMLSSIEIIKTVTDSLEKYRAKNIVIDPVMLSKNKCKLLREEALIELKRFIGIGTLVTPNIPEAEVLADMKIKNEEDIIEAARKIQDFGVKNILIKGGHRADNCTDILLLENGEIIKFFGKKIEAVNTHGTGCTLSSAIASLLAKGNSIEESVRFGKEYITQAIENSFSIGKGIGPLGHFIDIYKKSGIDFE
- a CDS encoding nucleotidyltransferase domain-containing protein, translated to MTFLIKKEWLKNFVEEIKKGFGNRIEFIGLQGSHGRGEASQESDIDIVIILDKVEIEDLKKYDEIISKMEDSEKICGFISGREELNSWEKADVFQFYYDTEPLVGNIDFLLPTIKKSDIRRAILVGSCNIYHMCGHNILHEKDLEILFSLYKAASFVLQAKYYYETGRYIKKKADLLPKLSEEDRKILKIYMEIKKIENISEEGFLNYSAELFNWSSSLIKEHKMEMEED
- a CDS encoding MATE family efflux transporter — translated: MFQLLKKFFGVEYMLNPKQILGDIPTTKEVYKTSFNISWPCALETVLVSLVGSIDIMMVGGLGAHAIAAVGLTNQPKFILLAMIFSLNVGVTAIVARRKGEQDYYGANSCLRQSIMLSLGISLVMAFLGYFFAYEILEFAGAGDDVILESVAYYKILMVSIVFTALSLTINAAQRGVGNTRISMKTNITANIFNLIFNYLLINGVWIFPRLEVRGAAIATTIGSIIGCLMSIFSLYYNTNFLEMKAKVNWKFDKKTMKAFLNISGSSVVEQVFMRIGFFSFAKIVAALGTIAFATHQICMNIINLSFCFGDGLGVAASSLVGQNLGAKRPDKAIIYGKTGQRMSFIVSTLLFLLFFFGRRFLITLFNSEEHIVSLGATIMIIIAFTTHVQTSQTVYLGCLRGAGDTKFVALISFISVAAVRPILAWILCFPMNMGLMGAWIALFADQTIRYILSKMRFNSGYWTKIEI
- a CDS encoding pirin family protein, coding for MIRRLPVEKMGESNLGWLKSKFHFSFAEYFNENNINFGVLRVINDDHISANTGFDTHPHRDMEIITYVIHGYLTHKDSMGNESTLSRGQVQYMSAGTGVQHSEYNNHSEELRILQMWVLPDKKGHTPNYGEYKFDWNERKNKFLHFVSSKSGDAPIKINQDINFYALELDDGKEEEFEVKQGRQAYVVQIEGKSSINDQVLNTKDGLETIGESLKIKALGKSHILVIEMQEREDLK
- a CDS encoding glucosaminidase domain-containing protein, whose protein sequence is MKIKKYLLFGIFIMAILFKYSDKKINDNILKKVEYKKIEINSVADLYEKRDEEGLYVFSNEELDLRKLSSEDRKDAFVQLLLPAINVVHEEIKNDKEIVKKLEKKSELTEEEKEYCENIFSRYRVEYGNWQELESKMIIYPTSLILTQGALESAWGTSRFFREGNNIFGMWSTNPNEPRIAAKGTRDNGFVPHLKKYDTIKDSVADIVLTISRNDVYKKVRESVNNEKPASEIVYGLIKYSEEGEEYIKKIKATMEKNDFLKYDLD